A single genomic interval of Cervus elaphus chromosome 19, mCerEla1.1, whole genome shotgun sequence harbors:
- the LOC122675178 gene encoding non-histone chromosomal protein HMG-14-like, with product MPKRRVRSAEGAAKEEPKRRSARLSAKPAPAKVETKPKKAAGKDKSSDKKVQTKGKKGAKGKQAEVANQETKEDLPAENGEPSL from the coding sequence ATGCCCAAGAGGAGGGTCCGCTCCGCCGAGGGGGCGGCGAAGGAGGAGCCCAAGAGGAGATCGGCGAGGTTGTCAGCTAAACCGGCTCCCGCAAAAGTGGAAACGAAGCCAAAAAAGGCGGCGGGAAAGGATAAATCTTCAGACAAAAAAGtgcaaacaaaagggaaaaaaggagcaAAGGGAAAACAGGCGGAAGTGGCCAACCAAGAGACTAAAGAAGACTTGCCTGCAGAAAATGGAGAGCCCAGCCTCTGa